The Gigantopelta aegis isolate Gae_Host chromosome 9, Gae_host_genome, whole genome shotgun sequence genomic sequence actggattttgtcttcaaataatttcgtacgtacgaaaaaattatatttttggaaatgaaatgaaatttaacctagtacaaatattagaacaaccagaaacacgtttaatatacaaccactaatattttatatagaaaaatatctttgatatgtaaatgcaatcgttaaaaagtatctgttagtcgataacatcttaaaaagtgcagcaaactcaggaatgtccctttaataatttacacatttaaagtatttgtaaatagtgacatgcaacctttaaactaataaaagactggttactgttttgcatattattagtattagagtaacaaatctttggattccagtgtcaaaaacaaaaatggtggcaaaacaatgaacttttgtttttccaatgtttacactttataactttaataaagttacatcagtaggtatattgatgtcatgGATGGGTCAGAGATTACTGGTGGCAaactatttgttagtgaaatattgcatgtgatagcaaatcaaaagaagtgacttgtagatgtttcttttgtttttgtatgatcGTAGGATGTAGCTTtgtagattttttgttttttgttttttgtttgtttttgttatcacttgccatcgggattgcacaaagtaactttcactggcccgaatccaaaaaacactggcctcgggcatcgggccaccgtattctagaaggcCTGGGCTATGACCGACAGTTTAATTAGGATCTATGAATAGATGTCTagaatttataaacaaaataccaTCTAGCAACAAAAACGTGTGAtaaattgtaaacatttgtaTAAAGCGTCCGTGATCAAATTAACAGCCATTAAAGATCTGGCAAGTGTCCCGCGAATTTCAATACTGAAAATTATCTGGGGAAAGGTAGCTTTGAGGATAACGATAGATAGGGAAATATAAAGTtaacattggttaattaaccATGGGACATTAGCAGAAATATATCCTTTaaagtagtactaaaccaaataacttccggccgggtcaaagtgcgaggtagagaagtgaacaccgcaagtcctgtgattggttataaatgtgagtgtgttggttgtaaaaaataagtagccttgtgcttgaaacatgtatggggtacctgtaaaaaaaagtactcgaattttgtgcggaacttgggtagtcatagacgctacccgttatctcagaaacgagcagcttgacccccaatttcttctgattcactttaagtgtgagaggtggtagtatttatatccgtggcgtttatgtcgattgttacgctgcaggtagaagttttaaccacatatgttactattgtcgtctatgggatttgatttggtagtatacacccttaaatGCGCTTTCCTAGAGACAGGACCGACGTGTGAATACGTCTTCATCTCTttagtgaaatatttattttttcatcattttacgtgggcgggacgtagcccagtggtaaagcgtttgcttcatcctcggtcggtctaggatcgatccccgtcggtggacccaattggctatttctcgttccagccaactggtgtaacaaaggccgtgatgtgtactatcctgtctgtgggatgatcccttgctgctaatcgaaaacagtagcccatgaagtggcgacagcgggtttcctctctcaatatctgcgtggtccttaaccatatgtctgacgccatacaaccgtaaataaaatgtgttgagtgcgtcgttaaataaaatattaccatcCTTCCTTCATCCTTTTAcgtgaagtgacggacttgacagctatGGTGGCAGTGCTCGTGacggggcaggatatgctcatcctTCATGTCATCACAGAGCTCTGTATTATTCCAaagagctctgtcctgtgccagttttgatttagtatACAAGTCTgtgaatggcagtcctctttgtggcggtgcatgaaggatgaaatctccagtaaagtaCCTCTTCAATAAGGGATGTCCTCTGATAGACGATGCATTAGATATATTCATGGAATGAACAACTATTTTGGCCTtgcactgtgcagagataccGCTTTGGTTACATATTACGGTTTTTGTCGTTCACATTATAccatataccatggtctttgatgaatatatctcgctctagccagtgcaccacgactggtacatcaaaggccgtggtatgtgctatcatgtctatgggatggtgcataaaaaaatcccttgctactaatagaaaaatgtagcgggtttcctctctaaaactatgtcaaaattaccaaatttttgacatccaatagccgatgattaataaatcaatgtgctctagtggtgtcgttaaacaaaacaaactttgatgtATATACTAATCGCGGGACACTGGTCGGGAAGAGAAaataaatggatccaccgaagggggttcgatcctaaacAGCAAACACCCCAGGCGATCGCTTTAAATTTCGACGCAAATGTCAACTCGCACTGGCTGAAGATTAGCATGTTCACGAGGCTGGACCTCAACTTGAATACGACAGTGTTTACTAGGATGTAATGGCGTAGGAAATCTGCTGTTGCCAcactgagtttgttttgtttaccgacaccactatagaacattgattaattaatcattggccattggatgtcaaatatttggtaattctgacatagtcatcagaggaaacacgctatttccattagcagcaagcgatcttttatatgtactttcccacaaataggaagacacataccatggtctttgaccagttgttgtgcactggttggaacgggaaaacccaatcagttgaatggattcaccgatgtggttcgattcTGTGACATAAGCTGGGCTAAATCCCGTCATTGCCACATTAAGAGTTACTCTCGCCGAATAGTagcaaaactattttatatgcatttttctaaAAGACaaaacatcacataccacaataTTACCAGTCGTGAAGCAGTGGTCGGTGTAATATATATTCACTTTGTCACTTAtgcatttcattcatttcaacttattttcgtgcttatatccaattaaggttcagacacgctgtcctggacacacacctcagctatctggtctgtctgtccagagcagagggttagttgttagtggttggtggttagtgagagagaagagggtgtagtggtcatatacctgcctattgagtcgttaaaactcgctctgggtaggagccggtaccgggctgcgaaccatggcataaccacgacaccactgaggccggttcgAGTTAAGCGATGGACGCCAGTCTCGGACACAGTCACTGGCGGTTAGCGATTATACCCAggacagacgtgcttgaacacTTCTCCATCGTTGTAGCCAGAAGTGAGACGAAGCCATTGCCCACCAGTCAAACACCTAGCTATTATTGATGCCATAACCATACTAATATGGCAGGACCGGTGATTGTAAACACTAGTCGTATACTTAGTCTATGACGTCATGGTCAATCAAAGTGTTTGATTCACTGTTAATTTCTCCTGGTTTTTTTGAAGACCGTGGGAGTTTCGGCCATCAAGGGGCCTTGCTTCTCATTCGGAGGGACTGCACACATAGAGTTCGAACCAGAGAACTTCAACATTTCTTACAGGTATGTACCAAtaagtaatataaaaataacaccgaacttaaaatataataaaattaacacatttaccTGTATTCATTGTCctacagacacacgcacacacacgcacacactttgtgtgcgtgcgtgcgtgtgtgtgtgtgtgtgtgtgtgtgtgtgtgtgtgtgtgtgaaaaagcCAACCAATGAAATACTGGCatattagtattaattataCTGATCATTCAGTAAAAATGTGAATATCAACCATGATCTACATTGAAGATAATGCCGGGAAACATTTTTAAAGGAGTTAGTTTTAGCTCTCGCTGCCAAACTAGTCTTTGCTCAGTGCCAAACATGACTATTCAGCACAACCATGCTTGATTACGTTATTTTCAACATTAATTTGATTGGCTTACACCTAACAGCATGTTCCCATGATCCGAGTTCCATTGGATGCTTTCAATATGTgatagaataatatatatatagtaattatatatataataaaagtaatgcTTCTTGAGTGTAAACCTATTGTGTTCTCGAagagtgtgcatgtgtgtgaatGAATGACACATATTTGACGTGTGCGTAATAATACCAATTTGCTGTTACTACGCAGTGCACACTACAAACTGGAGTTCCGGACTGTGCAGGAAAACGGTATTTTGCTGTACGCACGTGGAACGCACGACTATGAGGTCCTGTATTTGTTTGGCGGGAAGCTGCACTATCTGATCGTCAACCCGACACCATGGGGCGCTGGGGGAACGTCCGGGGACTACTTCCAGAGCGACGAGAAAGTGAACAACAATACATATTTTACAGTAAGAACAGTATTATCTAACATCGACgacgacgacaacaacaacaatggagagagagagagagagagagagagagagagagagagagagagagagagagagagagagagagagagagagagagagagagagagagaacacacataccacggcctttgatataccagtcgtggtgcactggcaataggcatattaatacattatataaagtaATCTGTATGTCCAAACGTATAGGCCTACATACTATATTTCTTGTatccaaaacaattaaaatattcttaGTGAATGAAATAAAGTAACACAAATAAATTTGATAAGACTGCAGCCTGTGAATACTTATTATCTGTCTATAAAGACGGCATAGCGCGGTTCACGCCAAAGGCGCGATGTTGTTTACTACTTAAATTGTGTGGGTTAAACGCCCCTGTGGTGTTCGGATCTtgtgatttgttttaatcagtAAACACAGCCAGGATTGCAGGGTAAGTCGCAACCTCATGGCGTGCGTCGTGGTGGTGCGGATTATGAACAGTTGTATACCATGCTGGACTCTGACAGCTGAGTTTAAAACTCGACGTTttgcctcggtagcgtcgtggttaagccatcggactacaggctggtaggtacagggttcgcatcccggtaccggctcccacccagagtgagttttaacgactcggtgggtaggtgtaagaccactacaccctcttttctctgaCTAACTAATCACAACTAACAACTGACTCActattctggacagacagcccagatagctgaggtgtgtgctcaggacagcgtacttgacccttaattagatataaccACGAagataagttaaaatgaattgaATGATGATTCAGACAAGTGGTTCTTGAAGGTGTAATTTCGAGAAAACAGTAGTTTAGGATATATTCAAtgtcagggctcgaaactcgccaaacatggtggcccaaaaaataataatggatgttggcaaattaaggtAAGCGAACCatgaaccacgagcaagattttaatgtgaaataaatatatgcaatacaaatattaatagtggctcataggttatagctctaaagaagatcgaccaaataatattatttagacgactaacgaaattattttttaatgtttgcccAAACGAGACATTGGTCgaatttggcgacctggccacaggccgtttcaaGCCCTGACATTGATTCATTATGCGTGTTCCCCTACGACCCATcaactaattaatatatactagGCATACTCatcaaataattaatatatactagGCATACTCatcaaataattaatatatactagGCATACTCatcaaataattaatatatactagGCATACTCatcaaataattaatatatactagGCCTACTCatcaaataattaatatttactagGCCTGCTCATCAAATATATACTGCTCACAACAAGTGAAGAGTCAAAGAATTTAACTCCTAAGCAATTTGTAGCACAGCCTATGTCATGTTTGGGTGAAGTTACTGGATGGTGAAAGTTTCATACAacatcaaattattaaaattatattttcaattcATATAGTTCATTTTCAAATTCTTATAAGCGTGCCTAATTTTGCTCTGCACCGTCCTTGGCACATAATTACTGTTGGTTTCGTTCGCAGGTAGAGATATTTCGGAACCGCCATAACGAAAACAGTCCTCAGTTGACTGGTAACGCTCGTCTGATTCAGACTGGCATGACCATCAAGGCAACACAAGAGGAGAAACACGTACACAACATTGAATTGAGGGGACTGCAGATCATTACACCAGTCTATATTGGTGGGGACGGTGCTAAGACGGTAAGTGTAActaaccagggccgtagctagtaGGGGGTAAGGGGGgaagttgccccccccccccgaaaaaatttggaaagcattatagaaacttaaagaaaaggagttttagactattaacaaCTTAGTtgccccccaaacaaaaaatcctagctacggccctgctaaCTACACGTACACAACACTGAACTGTGGGGACTGCATATTATTATACCAGTCTATATAGGTGGGGACGGTACTAAGACGGTAAGTGTAACTAACTACACGTATACAACACTGAACTGAGGGGACTGCAGATCATTACACCAGTCTATATCAGTGGGGACGGTACTAAGACGGCAAGTGTAACTGACTACACGTATACAACACTAAACTGAGGGGACTGCAGATCATTACACCAGTCTATATCGGTTGGGACGGTACTAAGACGGTAAGTGTAATTAGCCTACACGTGTACAATACTGAATTAGAGGacttaaaaatgaataaaaattacattttaaatttataacatactGCCACTGGCATATACATCTAAAAAATATTCACACGGTTTTGAGGATTAAACAGAAATATTATTAAGTGAAATATGCCTTGGGGAAGCActcacgcgcgcacacacgcacacacgcacacatacacacacacacatacacacacacacacgcacacacagtgAATATATTTGTATTCACTGTATTTCAGGATACCGTTATTTAGGAGTTTGAGGTGGAGAGTGTTAATACGAATATATCTGTATTCACTGTATTTCAGGATACCGTTATTCAGGAGTTTGAGGGGGAGAGTGTTAATACGAATATTGTATTCACTGTATTTCAGGATACTGCTATTTAGGAGTTTGAGGTGGAGAGTGTTAATACGAATATATCTGTATTCACTGTATTTCAGGATACCGTTATTCAGGAGTTTGAGGGGGAGAGTGTTAATACGAATATATTTGTATTCTCTGTATTTTAGGACACTGTATTCACTATATTTCAGGATACCGTTATTTAGGAGTTTGAGGGGGAGAGTGTTAATACGAATATATCTGTATTCACTGTATTTTCAGGATACCGTTATTCGCGAGTTTGAGGAGAGTGTTAATACGAATTTATTTGTATTCACAGAATGCCGTTATTCAGGAGTTTGAGGGAGAGAGTGTTAAtaccaatatatctgtattcaatgtatttcaGGATACCGTTATTCAGGAGTttgagttgggggggggggggggagtgttgATACGAATATATCTATAATCACTGTATTTCAGGATACCGTTATATAAATTCAGTTTGAGGTGGGAAGAgtgttaatatgaatatatttgtatttgcaGGATAACGTTATTCAGGAGTTTGAGGAGTGTTAATACGAATATATCTGCATTCTCTGTATTTGCAGGATACCGTTATTCAGGAGTTTGAAGGAGAAATCCGCGATATTCGAGAGAAGCGGAACGATCTGGTATTCGAGTATCCGTCTCTTAACGGCGGAGTGCCACGGTGTGTCGCAACAAACCACAGGCGGCCACAGTGAACTCAGCAATATTTCTTCCTCTTCCAACTCTTCATTGTTTTAGTCACAGTTCCTGCCTCGGGTGAAAGTGATAACAGTAGCTCAAGCCTTTTTCTTACTTTGGATGTATTGAGAATATTGTTATGATGTTCCAAAAGTGATCAGTTTCTTATGAAGTTGGAAATACCAAGTGCTAACTTTCAGAACTGTTTATATCCACTCTTTGCGAAAATGAGTGGTCCACTATTTAGatttttgtcttcttctttttaaaattagttaattatggggggtggggggaggtggggggggggagacatacatgtataacagagATGCAAAGCGATATAAtttgaatacatacatgtaagtaaaaTTGCTTTCTTACAGGTTTTTTCAGAATTTTTGAGAcgttaaaaatagtttttcaaaACCAGAACTTAACCAGATATATCCAGTTCT encodes the following:
- the LOC121380947 gene encoding uncharacterized protein LOC121380947, with product MILLPIFLYLLTVGVSAIKGPCFSFGGTAHIEFEPENFNISYSAHYKLEFRTVQENGILLYARGTHDYEVLYLFGGKLHYLIVNPTPWGAGGTSGDYFQSDEKVNNNTYFTVEIFRNRHNENSPQLTGNARLIQTGMTIKATQEEKHVHNIELRGLQIITPVYIGGDGAKTDTVIQEFEGEIRDIREKRNDLVFEYPSLNGGVPRCVATNHRRPQ